In the Halictus rubicundus isolate RS-2024b chromosome 12, iyHalRubi1_principal, whole genome shotgun sequence genome, AATCTGTTAATGTGTTACTCGGTAgcttattatatgtatatacgtttgttgtttatttaatacTCAACAGCGACCTCGTAAtggaaatgcaatttttcaataaacGTCCAATCGACATATTTTGTTTCGTCCAGAAAGTACGCAAGTAAAACgcatatatttatttatgtagAAGTGATATAATacataaataatgattttaatcAAAAATACTTAGGATAAGAGTTGAGTAGTTTCGAGGGGGTACAATATCATTTGACGTAATTAGTTTTCTTCCAAGTGTCAAGCGCCCAAGCCTGGAGGACATACGAAGGTCAAGTTTGCTTCtttaaagagaaaaattaatttatcattgCATTAACATAAATGATTTAATAACCATCGTGATGAACACCACTGAATTTATTTTAGCTATCATCTATAGCTTTGAATCGAGACGAAGACGGCCTTGAATTTCATGAAGCAAATGGTAGAAACAAATCGAATAAATTTACTGTGAGATTATAGTGAAACTGTTCGTAATACTGCAGCGTTGAAGTTGTTGCTTGCGGTATGATCTGGGATCGAACTCCAGGATCGGTTCCAGTTACTTGCTCCATCCTGTATATGCGTCTAACAAAAGTTGTACATTTGTGGTGAATTTCTAATTCTGGCATAAAAGGTCGATGCGCTCGACTACAGTATACCTTGTCTAAAGCTAAAATCCGGTTTCGACATGGGTTCTCCGTTCTTACGCCGCGCCGATATGAGTAAACGTTACGCTTACATCGCACAGTGGTTTAGGAACCCGCTTTCCGTGGTCAAAATTACTTTAACATGTAAAAATTTAGGTGACTTTGAGATTTGTACAAACCTGAACGCTGATTCACTTTTATCCGATATAAAAGTGATGATGATTTATCAGATCATCAGAAAATCCTGAAAATCGTGATGGCAGTACGAAAGAGGTCCAGGAATCCGTTATTTGTGATCAAAATTAGAAACGTCTGCATGTCGACTCTTGATGAAATATGatcaatataaatataattaataggaCTAAAATACAACcagaaaaatacagaaatataattgtttttaattttcagCATCTACGATACCTGCATTTTAAATTCAGTATAGATTTAAAAGTTGAACGAGGTTGGACCTCAAAATTGTTTAGTTCTttcaacaaatgtttaaactttctttaaaaaaaaagccCGACAGCTATAGCACTTGTAAGcacttttttaaaacttttcgcAAAGTTTGAATTGCTGTGAAAATTTCACTATTTATACATTAGTTAAAAAATACTTTCGACGcaattaaataatcaaaatacaACTACCGAAATGCATAAAGTTGTTCTACAAAACTATTATTTGATGATGATCTATTTTGACTTCAGCACGTTGTACGCGGTTACAGGATCGTCTAAAacgaataatattttggatttcatagttttaacactaggtttacggagcattaaaagtgagtattttacattaccttataaaaataagaagaacgtgtctatccaaattttcagccattttttaaataatatatacctaaggaaataagtttgttgagtaattccacgtagatggatcttcacaatctcaataatcgtaaattaaaaatattagaacccgtcattttgacgggtcccgtaaacctagtgttaaagtgtTCTCACTGTGTAAGTTAACAAATATCTGCAaagcattaaaaaattaaattttggcCACGAAAAGAGGGTTCCTGGACCATAGTGTATCGCGCCGTGAGGGGTGCAAAGTATATGTGTACCCGTTCGATACCCGTTACAAAGAAATGAATCAATTCCTTTCTTCGTTTCTATAAATATATGCATTCTTTTTCAGTGTCAATTGTATATGTTGCGCGCACGATGACTGCAACTTTGAGATAATAATCTGAAGATGTGAACATCGGGAATTCCATTATACGTTTCCAGGATGACTGTTGAAATAGGAGCGGAACTATCTACAGACATAACTTGTCGTCGTCATCGTTGCCTCTATTTATCGTTTAGCgtcgagaaaaagagaaaaacaagTTCGAGCAGACGTTAGTTCTCTCGTACGAGATTGAAATACGGTATAAGTATTTCGTTGAAATTGATACGGAGGCTCGTGTGCAACCGAATGGGTACCAGTTTGAGtttgatttttatttgtggACGTTAACGCCGCGACCACTTGAATTCCAAAAGGTGGGAGTCTTCGTTTTTCAGTGACGATCTTTCTCGCCGGATCGCAGACCTTGCCACTGACCTTTGTCGAAGTCCCCACTTCTGCAGCCGTGAACATACGTTCACCGCCCACTTGCCATATCCGCTACAACTCTTTTGTATATAAAAGAACGAAAGGACGGAGTAACGTGCGAGTATCGTTTCAAGTATCGCAAGGGAATTCCCAAGTACACGTATCAAGGATACTCAGAATACGAGACTCTAAACTAAGAAAAATCAAGTGTTACGTACAACCTGCAAAAATGTCGCCGAGCATGCCGATTCTGgcgatatttttcaatttatgtcTACTTTTTGGTAAGTAAACAATAGTACTGCTATCTACATATACATCTACCTACAAAAGTTAGTTCCACTGTGATTTATGTTCgtaaatttttaaatagttATTTTTTATAACAGCCGATCTACCCGATAGACAGTTTCCCGCTTTTCACGAAAATACCCTCCGCGGAAGAATTGATTTACACAACCGTgaaatttacgaattttaacTGTCAGTCttgttataaaatattacaTATCTCAATATCCTGTGATTTTACATCAGTATTATATATAATCCGAAAGTCCATTGCCTTTGTATtacatgtatatatacagggtcccTGGCCTGATATTACCGTCTTGATTtgcgtcattattattattatccacAGCGAGAAAAGATGCAGATACTTATAAGATGAGTGGTTTCGCGGGGGCACATTCTAATGTTTTGATTTTTTCGTGTCGTGGGTGGGCGCGTGAAGGACCTGtgaaggtcaactctatttttttaaaaatagattaaTTTACGAGATATTTTAGTGCGAATTAAATTTTCGACTTCGAATTGCTCTTTATCTCTTTGTCTTCCTTATCGCCTTTGCTATTCACTATTGTTCTCGTCTATTGTTCGGTGCCGATACGATTGTAACGTGACAGTAAAATATTATCGGTTCCTATTTAGGACAAGAAGATTCGATGACGGAAGCTTTAACGATATCAAAAACTTGCTTCGGATGTATATGCGAGGCTGCTTCAGGATGTAACGTTACAATTGGTTGCGACGAGAACGTCTGTGGACCGTTCAGAATAACATGGGGCTACTGGGCCGATGCTGGTAAACCGAAACTTGAAGGCGCAGCTGTCTCGGTCGGCGACGGTTAGTATACAGTTATTTACGTACGGTACATATGATCTTATCCACGGAagagaatttcatagaaaatcgattttgtttTCTCAGGATTTCAACAGTGCGTAAGCGATTCATACTGCGCAGCTCGCACAGTACAAGGCTACATGGAAAAATTTGCTCaggtaattttttcaaaataattacgTACGAGCGCTTGTATGTAACCACTCGTTGTTTTCTTTGATTCGTAGGATTGCAACGGTGACGGCAATATCAATTGCGATGACTTCCTTCGTATTCATCGATTAGGCGGTTACGGATGCAGTTCTCCTTTGAATGCTAAATACGAAGATACATACAAACGTTGCATGGCAATCTACAACGTCTAAACCACAAAGTATAATCGCTGCACTATAAAACtacattttatgtatttttattctttaaaaaaatgataAGCTTGTTTAATAAACGACGAAATAATGTTTGATATTAGAATCAAAGGAGCACTCATCAATTAAAACACATTCGCACAAACATAGAAACATTAAAACGCTTTCTGAAGGACTTAGAATAATTAgtactttataaaaaaattttttatactttAATCATTTCAAAATCTCAGTTTCGTTCCATGGGAACTTATTATTTTATCCATTAATTCAGCTCTTTTCTTAAGAGTTAGTTCCTTCTCGCCTAACGTGTCAGATGAATCTATATTccttattagaaaataattaataaataagcGTAGGCTTTCTCGAAAAGTTTGTAATTGGGGAGACATGGATATTCTCTCGAACACTTGCAAACATGTTTGCTCGTTTTTATGTAAAAGAATACCTAATATAATTTGTCTGACAAGTTTCATGGTGTGTTTGTCTAATTCCGTGAATTGAATAACCTGTGGTAAAAATAAAGTTAATGAAAACAAGTAAAGCTTATTGCGCATCACATAATCTACAGTGCAACGTGATACAAAATATAATACTTACTTTTAAAACTGACAAGGCAAGGCATTTTTCAAGGATTAAATGAGTTAAAAATCGGGCTAGATTGCTTAGCTGCTTCGTTCCATGTGTATTCAGAGTTTTCAATTTATCCCACAAAGCGTATTGTATTGTGAGCTgaaacatttatatatatacttttgtatgtatgtatttatgtatatgtacacataaaaaattttaaacaccATACCTGATATTTTCGATTATATTCGCATAATTTTTGCGCCAACACAGCATAGTAaggattaaattttttttcttgcAGGCAACAATGCATTAAAACATGTATGATTTCTTCCGCCTGTTGTTCTTTCAAACCGAGATGATGGAGGTTCTCAAAAGCGTCTACGTAATCTTCGGCCGTCATAAGAATACAAAAGATATTTCTTCTTGTATCAGTGTTCATTCGTTGCTTCTCTGCTAATTCGAGTATTTTTTTaccaaaacaaaatttttcctgagttttgACTATCTCGTGACTAGCCGTGTTGCTCGATCCAGTCCAAGCGGAACCGACAACCCACCATTTTCCATTTTCGTCAGCTGCGCAAATGCCAATCAAATATAGattcttattttcttttcttacatATTACAATCGCCATAAAGGCGGAGAAATGAATCGCATTTACCATGTAACAAATCCTCCAAGGTAACATTAAATTGCGCGATAATGTTACCCTTCCGTATTACGGTTCTCAAAACCTTCTTCAAATGCTCCACATGCGAAGGATCGTATTGTGGTATTTTACTAACATTGTTGTTCTTTATTGCTAACAAAACGTCTAACATAAATCGAACTCTGGAACTGTACAGTAACAATGTGCTTTAAATTAAACATTTATATACGAATTTTgccattttatttgaattaagaATGTACACTACCTACCTCTGCTCGTTATTACGACTTGCTCTTTGTTGCAACTTTTGTATAAATTCTTTTAAAGCGGATGGATCGTCTTTTCTTAGTGCAA is a window encoding:
- the LOC143359682 gene encoding lysozyme translates to MSPSMPILAIFFNLCLLFGQEDSMTEALTISKTCFGCICEAASGCNVTIGCDENVCGPFRITWGYWADAGKPKLEGAAVSVGDGFQQCVSDSYCAARTVQGYMEKFAQDCNGDGNINCDDFLRIHRLGGYGCSSPLNAKYEDTYKRCMAIYNV